Proteins encoded together in one Anopheles darlingi chromosome 3, idAnoDarlMG_H_01, whole genome shotgun sequence window:
- the LOC125956598 gene encoding NAD kinase-like isoform X5: MKNSAMVMQIQDPASQRLTWYKPPLAVLVIKKVRDSKVLQPFVELVEWLIHEKHMVVWVEAAILDDALLTGDKRFTKLQDKLITFKDGRDDLTDKIDFIICLGGDGTLLYASLLFQKSVPPVMAFHLGSLGFLTPFQFDNFQEQVTNVLEGHAALTLRSRLRCIIVRKDKTEQEISTFKSSQDPSNNILVLNEVVIDRGLSSYLSNIDLFLDGKHITSVQGDGLIVSTPTGSTAYSAAAGASMIHPSVPAILVTPICPHSLSFRPIVLPAGVELKIAISPDSRNSSWVSFDGRNRQELLHGDSLHVTTSIYPVPSICAQDQIADWFDSLAECLHWNVRKRQKCLDELSDLTGSGAEDGGSGGSSGRGGAEKIDGIIRGMEKLGN, encoded by the exons ATGAAAAACTCGGCGATGGTGAT GCAAATCCAGGATCCAGCTAGCCAGCGGCTGACGTGGTACAAACCGCCGCTAGCAGTGCTGGTCATCAAGAAGGTGCGCGACTCGAAGGTACTGCAACCGTTCGTTGAGCTGGTCGAGTGGTTAATCCACGAGAAGCACATGGTGGTGTGGGTCGAGGCGGCCATCCTCGACGATGCTCTGCTCACCGGTGACAAGCGCTTCACGAAGCTGCAGGATAAACTGATCACCTTCAAGGATGGTCGGGACGATCTGACGGAcaagatcgatttcatcatctgTCTCGGTGGCGATGGTACGCTGCTGTATGCGTCGCTTCTGTTCCAGAAATCGGTTCCACCGGTGATGGCGTTCCAtctcggttcgctcggtttcTTGACCCCGTTCCAGTTCGACAACTTTCAGGAGCAAGTGACGAACGTACTCGAGGGCCACGCCGCACTGACGCTTCGTAGCCGTCTTCGTTGTATCATCGTGCGGAAGGACAAAACGGAACAGGAGATCTCGACCTTCAAATCGTCCCAGGATCCTTCGAACAACATACTG GTGCTGAATGAGGTGGTCATTGATCGTGGTCTTTCGTCGTACCTGAGCAACATCGATCTGTTTTTGGACGGCAAGCACATCACATCGGTCCAGGGTGATGGGTTGATCGTGTCGACACCGACGGGCAGCACGGCGTACTCGGCGGCAGCCGGTGCATCTATGATTCATCCCTCCGTGCCGGCCATTCTCGTTACCCCGATCTGTCCGCATTCGCTCAGCTTCCGACCGATCGTACTGCCGGCGGGTGTCGAGTTGAAG ATTGCGATTTCACCCGACAGTCGCAACAGCTCTTGGGTGTCGTTTGATGGACGAAATCGTCAGGAGCTCTTACACGGTGATAG TCTACATGTGACAACCTCAATCTACCCAGTGCCGAGCATATGCGCCCAGGATCAGATCGCCGATTGGTTCGATTCGCTAGCCGAGTGTCTCCACTGGAACGTGCGCAAGCGGCAAAAGTGTCTCGACGAGCTGTCCGATCTGACCGGTTCTGGCGCGGaagatggtggcagtggtggaaGCAGTGGTCGCGGTGGTGCAGAAAAAATCGATGGCATTATCCGTGGTATGGAGAAGTTGGGAAATTGA
- the LOC125956598 gene encoding NAD kinase-like isoform X4 → MNGNGTNSPPEENAENREALREWRTRSLNAPSPFQQFGPCGRIMKNSAMVMQIQDPASQRLTWYKPPLAVLVIKKVRDSKVLQPFVELVEWLIHEKHMVVWVEAAILDDALLTGDKRFTKLQDKLITFKDGRDDLTDKIDFIICLGGDGTLLYASLLFQKSVPPVMAFHLGSLGFLTPFQFDNFQEQVTNVLEGHAALTLRSRLRCIIVRKDKTEQEISTFKSSQDPSNNILVLNEVVIDRGLSSYLSNIDLFLDGKHITSVQGDGLIVSTPTGSTAYSAAAGASMIHPSVPAILVTPICPHSLSFRPIVLPAGVELKIAISPDSRNSSWVSFDGRNRQELLHGDSLHVTTSIYPVPSICAQDQIADWFDSLAECLHWNVRKRQKCLDELSDLTGSGAEDGGSGGSSGRGGAEKIDGIIRGMEKLGN, encoded by the exons GCGAACACGAAGTCTGAACGCACCATCACCGTTCCAACAGTTTGGACCATGCGGTCGAATTATGAAAAACTCGGCGATGGTGAT GCAAATCCAGGATCCAGCTAGCCAGCGGCTGACGTGGTACAAACCGCCGCTAGCAGTGCTGGTCATCAAGAAGGTGCGCGACTCGAAGGTACTGCAACCGTTCGTTGAGCTGGTCGAGTGGTTAATCCACGAGAAGCACATGGTGGTGTGGGTCGAGGCGGCCATCCTCGACGATGCTCTGCTCACCGGTGACAAGCGCTTCACGAAGCTGCAGGATAAACTGATCACCTTCAAGGATGGTCGGGACGATCTGACGGAcaagatcgatttcatcatctgTCTCGGTGGCGATGGTACGCTGCTGTATGCGTCGCTTCTGTTCCAGAAATCGGTTCCACCGGTGATGGCGTTCCAtctcggttcgctcggtttcTTGACCCCGTTCCAGTTCGACAACTTTCAGGAGCAAGTGACGAACGTACTCGAGGGCCACGCCGCACTGACGCTTCGTAGCCGTCTTCGTTGTATCATCGTGCGGAAGGACAAAACGGAACAGGAGATCTCGACCTTCAAATCGTCCCAGGATCCTTCGAACAACATACTG GTGCTGAATGAGGTGGTCATTGATCGTGGTCTTTCGTCGTACCTGAGCAACATCGATCTGTTTTTGGACGGCAAGCACATCACATCGGTCCAGGGTGATGGGTTGATCGTGTCGACACCGACGGGCAGCACGGCGTACTCGGCGGCAGCCGGTGCATCTATGATTCATCCCTCCGTGCCGGCCATTCTCGTTACCCCGATCTGTCCGCATTCGCTCAGCTTCCGACCGATCGTACTGCCGGCGGGTGTCGAGTTGAAG ATTGCGATTTCACCCGACAGTCGCAACAGCTCTTGGGTGTCGTTTGATGGACGAAATCGTCAGGAGCTCTTACACGGTGATAG TCTACATGTGACAACCTCAATCTACCCAGTGCCGAGCATATGCGCCCAGGATCAGATCGCCGATTGGTTCGATTCGCTAGCCGAGTGTCTCCACTGGAACGTGCGCAAGCGGCAAAAGTGTCTCGACGAGCTGTCCGATCTGACCGGTTCTGGCGCGGaagatggtggcagtggtggaaGCAGTGGTCGCGGTGGTGCAGAAAAAATCGATGGCATTATCCGTGGTATGGAGAAGTTGGGAAATTGA
- the LOC125956598 gene encoding NAD kinase-like isoform X2, translating into MAGLEVTEKDDFMADLVRFNHHPVSAAQLHQQQQQQQHNGTNGVMPHHRREQNGGSHGRGTGTNGTEAEDDILPAEEDQLLLWRPKRRTRSLNAPSPFQQFGPCGRIMKNSAMVMQIQDPASQRLTWYKPPLAVLVIKKVRDSKVLQPFVELVEWLIHEKHMVVWVEAAILDDALLTGDKRFTKLQDKLITFKDGRDDLTDKIDFIICLGGDGTLLYASLLFQKSVPPVMAFHLGSLGFLTPFQFDNFQEQVTNVLEGHAALTLRSRLRCIIVRKDKTEQEISTFKSSQDPSNNILVLNEVVIDRGLSSYLSNIDLFLDGKHITSVQGDGLIVSTPTGSTAYSAAAGASMIHPSVPAILVTPICPHSLSFRPIVLPAGVELKIAISPDSRNSSWVSFDGRNRQELLHGDSLHVTTSIYPVPSICAQDQIADWFDSLAECLHWNVRKRQKCLDELSDLTGSGAEDGGSGGSSGRGGAEKIDGIIRGMEKLGN; encoded by the exons ATGGCTGGTTTGGAGGTGACGGAGAAGGATGATTTTATGGCCGATTTGGTGCGtttcaatcatcatccggtATCAGCCGCACagctgcaccaacagcagcagcagcagcagcataatggtaCCAATGGTGTAATGCCGCATCACAGACGAGAGCAGAATGGTGGCAGCCACGGAAGGGGTacgggaacgaacggaacggaggccGAGGACGACATTCTTCCGGCCGAAGAAGATCAGCTGCTACTGTGGCGCCCCAAAAG GCGAACACGAAGTCTGAACGCACCATCACCGTTCCAACAGTTTGGACCATGCGGTCGAATTATGAAAAACTCGGCGATGGTGAT GCAAATCCAGGATCCAGCTAGCCAGCGGCTGACGTGGTACAAACCGCCGCTAGCAGTGCTGGTCATCAAGAAGGTGCGCGACTCGAAGGTACTGCAACCGTTCGTTGAGCTGGTCGAGTGGTTAATCCACGAGAAGCACATGGTGGTGTGGGTCGAGGCGGCCATCCTCGACGATGCTCTGCTCACCGGTGACAAGCGCTTCACGAAGCTGCAGGATAAACTGATCACCTTCAAGGATGGTCGGGACGATCTGACGGAcaagatcgatttcatcatctgTCTCGGTGGCGATGGTACGCTGCTGTATGCGTCGCTTCTGTTCCAGAAATCGGTTCCACCGGTGATGGCGTTCCAtctcggttcgctcggtttcTTGACCCCGTTCCAGTTCGACAACTTTCAGGAGCAAGTGACGAACGTACTCGAGGGCCACGCCGCACTGACGCTTCGTAGCCGTCTTCGTTGTATCATCGTGCGGAAGGACAAAACGGAACAGGAGATCTCGACCTTCAAATCGTCCCAGGATCCTTCGAACAACATACTG GTGCTGAATGAGGTGGTCATTGATCGTGGTCTTTCGTCGTACCTGAGCAACATCGATCTGTTTTTGGACGGCAAGCACATCACATCGGTCCAGGGTGATGGGTTGATCGTGTCGACACCGACGGGCAGCACGGCGTACTCGGCGGCAGCCGGTGCATCTATGATTCATCCCTCCGTGCCGGCCATTCTCGTTACCCCGATCTGTCCGCATTCGCTCAGCTTCCGACCGATCGTACTGCCGGCGGGTGTCGAGTTGAAG ATTGCGATTTCACCCGACAGTCGCAACAGCTCTTGGGTGTCGTTTGATGGACGAAATCGTCAGGAGCTCTTACACGGTGATAG TCTACATGTGACAACCTCAATCTACCCAGTGCCGAGCATATGCGCCCAGGATCAGATCGCCGATTGGTTCGATTCGCTAGCCGAGTGTCTCCACTGGAACGTGCGCAAGCGGCAAAAGTGTCTCGACGAGCTGTCCGATCTGACCGGTTCTGGCGCGGaagatggtggcagtggtggaaGCAGTGGTCGCGGTGGTGCAGAAAAAATCGATGGCATTATCCGTGGTATGGAGAAGTTGGGAAATTGA
- the LOC125956598 gene encoding NAD kinase-like isoform X1, with the protein MAYLSDVDLATLHKSRLEERVQYRLSSLWTRDTEPSSASSSDQEYRTHSSGPLLTGAHSVYRERAGNGAATTMAASQRTTPSGITSGIDGTTVGRRSRCDLVNNNHIVLATETASSMQERILQQSYGMRQRSILGQGYERERPCDRPMATTTVTTAVTPSSKALLQQQHHHHHHLQHHPATISFDGHVIRPRIRSSNSMSSSGTSSSSSSSSSSIGSSSTSSTGMMMAATYGGHSILGSSSSSNRTGAKHVEWSDDDHLHDDGYFSSDTRRRRSGTWPRTRSLNAPSPFQQFGPCGRIMKNSAMVMQIQDPASQRLTWYKPPLAVLVIKKVRDSKVLQPFVELVEWLIHEKHMVVWVEAAILDDALLTGDKRFTKLQDKLITFKDGRDDLTDKIDFIICLGGDGTLLYASLLFQKSVPPVMAFHLGSLGFLTPFQFDNFQEQVTNVLEGHAALTLRSRLRCIIVRKDKTEQEISTFKSSQDPSNNILVLNEVVIDRGLSSYLSNIDLFLDGKHITSVQGDGLIVSTPTGSTAYSAAAGASMIHPSVPAILVTPICPHSLSFRPIVLPAGVELKIAISPDSRNSSWVSFDGRNRQELLHGDSLHVTTSIYPVPSICAQDQIADWFDSLAECLHWNVRKRQKCLDELSDLTGSGAEDGGSGGSSGRGGAEKIDGIIRGMEKLGN; encoded by the exons ATGGCCTACCTATCGGATGTGGATCTCGCAACGCTACATAAATCACGGCTCGAGGAGCGTGTCCAGTACCGGTTATCGTCGCTGTGGACTCGCGATAcggaaccatcatcagcatcatcatcggatcaGGAATACCGAACCCATTCGTCCGGGCCACTACTCACTGGTGCCCACTCAGTGTACCGTGAACGTGCCGGAAAcggtgcagcaacaacaatggccgCGTCCCAACGTACTACTCCCAGCGGCATCACTAGCGGCATCGATGGTACAACCGTCGGCCGTCGATCACGGTGCGATCTCGTGAACAACAATCACATCGTACTCGCAACGGAAACGGCATCCTCGATGCAGGAGCGCATCCTACAGCAATCGTACGGGATGCGACAGCGTTCGATTTTGGGCCAAGGTTACGAGCGAGAGCGCCCTTGTGATAGACcaatggcgacgacaacggtcaCGACGGCGGTGACACCATCGTCGAAGGctttgttgcagcaacagcaccatcaccatcatcacctacAGCACCATCCGGCCACGATCAGCTTCGATGGTCATGTGATACGCCCTAGGATAAGAAGTAGCAATAGCATGTCAAGCAgtggcaccagcagtagtagtagcagcagcagcagcagcatcggtagcagTAGTACCAGTAGTAccggcatgatgatggcggcaaCTTATGGCGGCCACAGCATCCtcgggagcagcagtagcagcaatcgaACCGGCGCCAAACACGTCGAGTGGAGCGATGACGATCATCTGCACGACGATGGCTACTTCTCGTCCGATACGCGTCGAAGAAGGTCCGGCACCTGGCC GCGAACACGAAGTCTGAACGCACCATCACCGTTCCAACAGTTTGGACCATGCGGTCGAATTATGAAAAACTCGGCGATGGTGAT GCAAATCCAGGATCCAGCTAGCCAGCGGCTGACGTGGTACAAACCGCCGCTAGCAGTGCTGGTCATCAAGAAGGTGCGCGACTCGAAGGTACTGCAACCGTTCGTTGAGCTGGTCGAGTGGTTAATCCACGAGAAGCACATGGTGGTGTGGGTCGAGGCGGCCATCCTCGACGATGCTCTGCTCACCGGTGACAAGCGCTTCACGAAGCTGCAGGATAAACTGATCACCTTCAAGGATGGTCGGGACGATCTGACGGAcaagatcgatttcatcatctgTCTCGGTGGCGATGGTACGCTGCTGTATGCGTCGCTTCTGTTCCAGAAATCGGTTCCACCGGTGATGGCGTTCCAtctcggttcgctcggtttcTTGACCCCGTTCCAGTTCGACAACTTTCAGGAGCAAGTGACGAACGTACTCGAGGGCCACGCCGCACTGACGCTTCGTAGCCGTCTTCGTTGTATCATCGTGCGGAAGGACAAAACGGAACAGGAGATCTCGACCTTCAAATCGTCCCAGGATCCTTCGAACAACATACTG GTGCTGAATGAGGTGGTCATTGATCGTGGTCTTTCGTCGTACCTGAGCAACATCGATCTGTTTTTGGACGGCAAGCACATCACATCGGTCCAGGGTGATGGGTTGATCGTGTCGACACCGACGGGCAGCACGGCGTACTCGGCGGCAGCCGGTGCATCTATGATTCATCCCTCCGTGCCGGCCATTCTCGTTACCCCGATCTGTCCGCATTCGCTCAGCTTCCGACCGATCGTACTGCCGGCGGGTGTCGAGTTGAAG ATTGCGATTTCACCCGACAGTCGCAACAGCTCTTGGGTGTCGTTTGATGGACGAAATCGTCAGGAGCTCTTACACGGTGATAG TCTACATGTGACAACCTCAATCTACCCAGTGCCGAGCATATGCGCCCAGGATCAGATCGCCGATTGGTTCGATTCGCTAGCCGAGTGTCTCCACTGGAACGTGCGCAAGCGGCAAAAGTGTCTCGACGAGCTGTCCGATCTGACCGGTTCTGGCGCGGaagatggtggcagtggtggaaGCAGTGGTCGCGGTGGTGCAGAAAAAATCGATGGCATTATCCGTGGTATGGAGAAGTTGGGAAATTGA